The Gammaproteobacteria bacterium DNA window CGGCACCGAAGGCCGCAAACACCAGGTTGTCCCCCGGGTGAACCTTGCCTTCCTCGAGTGCCTCCGTCAACGCCATCGGAATCGTCGCAGCGGATGTGTTGCCGTAGCGCTGGATGTTCACGAACACCTGGCCGGGCTTGAGCTTCAACCGGCGGGCGGCAGCGTCGATGATTCGAATATTCGCCTGGTGAGGGATGAAGAGGTCGACATCGTCCAGATCGAGACCTGCGTCATTCACAACCTTGATTGCGGCGGCACCCATGGCTTTGACGGCTCGCTTGAACACCTCTGGACCGTCCATCACGACCCCGTAGGCAGACCTGTCCGGACTCTGATAGCGATCGCTCGATGTCCCGACATTTGGGACGCAGAGCAGCCTGGCGGCCTCGCCGTCCGAACCGATGGTGACCGACTGGACGCCGTCATCGCCTTCGGTGGGCTCCAGGATGACGGCACCTGCGCCGTCTCCGAAGAGAACGGCCGTATTGCGATTCGTGAAATCGAGGTAGTGAGACAGACGCTCGGCGGCAACGAGCAGCACCCGCCGATGCCCTCCGGCACGAATCATCTGGCTGCCCACATCGAGGCCGTAGATCCAACCCGAGCAAGCAGCATTCATGTCGAACGCCGCGGCGTTGAAGGCCCCGAGCTTCGCCTGCAGCAGGGTTGCGGGACTGGGAATGATCGAATCGCCCGTGCATGTGGCCATGATGACCAGGTCCAGATCTGATGCCTCCAGGCCTGCCGCAGCGAGAGCGTGCAGCGAGGCGACCACCGCCAGATCGGAGGTGCCCACATGGGAGATCCTGCGCTCTTTGATACCGGTACGTGTCGTAATCCACTCGTCCGACGTGTCCGTGAGCTTCTCGAGATCTTGGTTGGAAAGGATGGTCGGAGGGGCACATCTTCCCCATCCGGTGATCGTGACGTTCGTCATCGCTCCTCGCTCAGTCGTTGTGCGATCGCTGCAAGGCTCGCCGTATCCCCGGCAATCATTACGGCGGCATCTCTCACCGTCTTCCTTGCCATCCCGGCGGTTACGTCACCCGGTCCAACATGAACGAAGGCATCCACGTCCATGTTCAGGAGCCCTTCGGCGAATCGCACCGGCTCGACGACCTGACGTTCAAGGAGATCGGCGACCTCGCCCTCAGAGTAGGGGTGTCCCGTGACATTTGCGTATACCGGGAACGAGAACGGTGCCACCGCGACATCTCGCAGCGCCGCTGCCACTTCGGAGGCCGCAGTGGCCATGAACGGTGAGTGGAAGGCGCCGCCCACCTTGAGCGGTATGACACGTCGCACACCAAGATCCCGTCCCTTCTCGACGATCCAGTCGATGTCGGCCCGGCCGCCTGCCACCACGACCTGACCGGGAGCGTTGATGTTCGCGACCCACATCCGGCCACTGTCGGCTCTTCGGCCTGCACTGATGGCTTCGGCCTTCTCTTCGTCCACGCCGATCAGCGCAGCCATTCCGGATGGCTCCCGATCGGCCGCCGCGGCCATTGCCTCTCCACGAATCGAGACGAGACGGAGAGCGGTTCGATAGTCGAACACGCCTGCGGCCGTGAGTGCCGTATATTCGCCCAGGGAGTGCCCTGCAGCGGCCACGGGTGCGATGTCGAGGCGGATGGAGAGCTCGGCCCACATCGCGTAGCCGAGAGCAAACAGGGCCGGCTGAGCGCGATCGGTTCTCGTGAGGGCCTCTTCAGGGCCGTTCAGACACACATCTCTCAGCGACCACCCGAGGATCTCGTCGGCGGTCTCACCGAGTAGGTCGGGACGCGCATCGAAGAGGTCGGCACCCATGCCGACGCGTTGGCTGCCTTGTCCCGGAAAGAGAATTGCGAAACGCACGGGGATTCAGACCTGACAGTACGGACTACGGTTACCCGGAGTCCGCAGCCAAGGTCCCCAGCACTTCGAGCACCCGGTCGACATCCCGATCGTCTACATCGCGATGTGTGGCGAATCGCAAGATCCCTGGGGACATCTCCCCCACCAGGACGCCGGCCTCGGCCAGGCTGTCGATCAGCGCACCAGCATCGAACGGGAAACCCGCACTGTCGATGATCACCATGTTGGTCTGTATCTGTTCCATTCTCACCGAGGAGGGGAAGATACTCGCTATCTCCTCACCGAGGCGGCGAGCCAACCTGTGGTCGGCCTCGAGATGGTCCCGGCTACGCAGCGCGACGCGAGCAGCGGCTGCAATGATGCCGACCTGCCGCATGCCGCCTCCAAGACGCTTACGACGGAATCTCGCCTCTTCGATGATGTCCTCGGAACCGCAAAGCACCGACCCGATCGGAGCGCCGAGCCCCTTGGAAAAGCAGAACATCACCGTGTCGGCCTCGGCGGCGATTGATTGGGCGTCCACACCGAGCGCCAACGCAGCGTTGAATATCCTTGCCCCATCCAAATGCACGGGAATCCCGAGACGCCTCGCCGCCGCGGTAGCCGCTCGCATGGTCTCGAGCGCAACGACGGTACCCCCCGTCGAGGTCAGCGGGTTTTCCCAGACGAGGATACGCACACGTGGCAGGTGATACCCGGCGCCGGCGACGGCGCACTCGACATCCTCGGGCAGGATGCTCCCGTCGCGTGAATCCACCGTTCTGAACTGAACCCCCGAGATGGCTGCGGCGGCACCGACCTCGTACTGACGTATGTGTGCGCTCGCTGCACAAAGCGCTTCGTCGCCTGGCCGGACCAGTGTGTTCAGAGCCAACTGATTTGCCATGCTGCCCGTCGGCGTAAACACCGCTGCCACTTTTCCGACCGCAGCGGCGGCCTCCTGCTCCAGCGCATTCACGGTCGGATCTTCTCCGTAGACGTCGTCTCCGACCTTGGCCTCGGCCATGGCGCGGCGCATCTCCGCTGTTGGT harbors:
- the fabH gene encoding beta-ketoacyl-ACP synthase III; the protein is MTNVTITGWGRCAPPTILSNQDLEKLTDTSDEWITTRTGIKERRISHVGTSDLAVVASLHALAAAGLEASDLDLVIMATCTGDSIIPSPATLLQAKLGAFNAAAFDMNAACSGWIYGLDVGSQMIRAGGHRRVLLVAAERLSHYLDFTNRNTAVLFGDGAGAVILEPTEGDDGVQSVTIGSDGEAARLLCVPNVGTSSDRYQSPDRSAYGVVMDGPEVFKRAVKAMGAAAIKVVNDAGLDLDDVDLFIPHQANIRIIDAAARRLKLKPGQVFVNIQRYGNTSAATIPMALTEALEEGKVHPGDNLVFAAFGAGLTWAAAVVRWSERTTPLGTSDAELPATDADVFSLLEGNVRFFGSGVSS
- the fabD gene encoding ACP S-malonyltransferase: MRFAILFPGQGSQRVGMGADLFDARPDLLGETADEILGWSLRDVCLNGPEEALTRTDRAQPALFALGYAMWAELSIRLDIAPVAAAGHSLGEYTALTAAGVFDYRTALRLVSIRGEAMAAAADREPSGMAALIGVDEEKAEAISAGRRADSGRMWVANINAPGQVVVAGGRADIDWIVEKGRDLGVRRVIPLKVGGAFHSPFMATAASEVAAALRDVAVAPFSFPVYANVTGHPYSEGEVADLLERQVVEPVRFAEGLLNMDVDAFVHVGPGDVTAGMARKTVRDAAVMIAGDTASLAAIAQRLSEER
- a CDS encoding aminotransferase class I/II-fold pyridoxal phosphate-dependent enzyme, producing MAFAEGIADFRSDTVTRPTAEMRRAMAEAKVGDDVYGEDPTVNALEQEAAAAVGKVAAVFTPTGSMANQLALNTLVRPGDEALCAASAHIRQYEVGAAAAISGVQFRTVDSRDGSILPEDVECAVAGAGYHLPRVRILVWENPLTSTGGTVVALETMRAATAAARRLGIPVHLDGARIFNAALALGVDAQSIAAEADTVMFCFSKGLGAPIGSVLCGSEDIIEEARFRRKRLGGGMRQVGIIAAAARVALRSRDHLEADHRLARRLGEEIASIFPSSVRMEQIQTNMVIIDSAGFPFDAGALIDSLAEAGVLVGEMSPGILRFATHRDVDDRDVDRVLEVLGTLAADSG